The region CATGATCACGACGGGGGTACCTCTCTCAGCCACCAATTTAACCATATCCTCATCGGCTCGAAGTCCACTGATGTCGTTCACAATGGCAGCCCCCGCATCTAAAGCCTGACGAGCGACCTCGGATTTATAAGTGTCTATGGATATGGGTTTATCTATTTGAGGGGCAAGCGACTCGATCACGGGGATGACCCTTTCAAGCTCTTGATCCAAACTTACAGGTTCTGCGCCGGGGTGGGTCGATTCTCCACCCACATCGATGATATCGGCTCCCTCCCCGACCATTCTTAAGCCATATTCAACCGCCTTATCCAACCGGCAAAATTTGCCCCCATCCGAAAAGGAATCGGGTGTAACGTTCAATACACCCATAATGTAGGTGCGTTGCGAAAGGTCAAGGACATATCCACCGGCCTTTAAAGTATGATGTGACGATCGAAAATTCAGGAGGACTTCTTCGATTTCAGAAGCAATTTTTGAGAGCTCAAAGGGTTGCTCAGCGAGTTTTTTGCAGACTTCCTTAAACTGCTTCAATGTCCCCATGAGGATGATATCGCTTTTCTTCACTTTGAGATCGTATACACCTCGGGAGATAGCGGCCTCTCCACCCCGGGAAAGCATCTCCTGTTTGATGATGTTGGCCGCTCTTACATCTATACCCTCGAGCTTCACCAGTTGGTGAATGGCCTTTGGGCTCATGATCTCGATGCCCCTGGGATCGACGCCAATCTTAGTGAACTCCCTTATTATGTCATTGATATTCTTAATTTCGAGTACTCTTGCATTCGTCGACATACTCTCAAACCCTTATCGATGAGCGATGTTCGACTAGCGGTTTTTAAAAGATGTTTTCCCGCTCATCGCTGATCACTGACCCGACTTAGCTTTTAATGAGGGATAGTGCTTCGGCGCGGGAAGCTTCATTGGTGCGGAAAATACCTCGCACAGCTGAAGTAACGGTCAGAGAACCGGGCTTACGAACCCCCCTCATGCTCATACAGAGATGCTCAGCTTCTACAA is a window of Actinomycetota bacterium DNA encoding:
- the folP gene encoding dihydropteroate synthase; the protein is MSTNARVLEIKNINDIIREFTKIGVDPRGIEIMSPKAIHQLVKLEGIDVRAANIIKQEMLSRGGEAAISRGVYDLKVKKSDIILMGTLKQFKEVCKKLAEQPFELSKIASEIEEVLLNFRSSHHTLKAGGYVLDLSQRTYIMGVLNVTPDSFSDGGKFCRLDKAVEYGLRMVGEGADIIDVGGESTHPGAEPVSLDQELERVIPVIESLAPQIDKPISIDTYKSEVARQALDAGAAIVNDISGLRADEDMVKLVAERGTPVVIM